In the genome of Raphanus sativus cultivar WK10039 chromosome 4, ASM80110v3, whole genome shotgun sequence, one region contains:
- the LOC108848846 gene encoding oleoyl-acyl carrier protein thioesterase 2, chloroplastic: MLKLSCNVTNHLHTFSFFSSDSSLLIPVNRRTIAVSSSQPRKPALDPLRAVISADQGSISPVNSCTPADRFRAGRLMEDGYSYKEKFIVRSYEVGINKTATVETIANLLQEVACNHVQNVGFSTDGFATTLTMRKLHLIWVTARMHIEIYKYPAWSDVVEIETWCQSEGRIGTRRDWILRDSATNEVIGRATSKWVMMNQDTRRLQRVTDEVRDEYLVFCPREPRLAFPEENNSSLKKIPKLEDPAQYSMLGLKPRRADLDMNQHVNNVTYIGWVLESIPQEIIDTHELQVITLDYRRECQQDDIVDSLTTSEVPDDPISKISGTNGSATTSVQGHNESQFLHMLRLSENGQEINRGRTQWRKKSSQ; this comes from the exons ATGTTGAAGCTTTCGTGTAATGTGACTAACCACTTACacaccttctccttcttctcctccgaTTCCTCCCTTTTGATCCCGGTTAATCGCCGTACCATCGCCGTCTCGTCTTCTCAGCCAAGGAAGCCGGCTTTAGATCCTCTACGGGCAGTTATCTCCGCCGATCAGGGAAGCATCAGTCCTGTCAATTCGTGTACACCGGCGGATCGGTTCCGAGCTGGTCGATTGATGGAAGATGGTTATTCTTATAAAGAGAAGTTCATTGTTAGAAGCTACGAGGTTGGAATTAACAAAACCGCCACCGTTGAGACAATTGCTAATCTATTACAG gaggTGGCATGTAACCATGTTCAGAACGTTGGATTCTCGACCGATGGATTTGCCACAACACTCACCATGAGGAAATTGCATCTCATATGGGTCACTGCGAGAATGCACATTGAGATCTACAAATATCCAGCTtg GAGTGATGTGGTTGAGATAGAGACATGGTGCCAGAGTGAAGGAAGGATTGGAACAAGACGTGATTGGATTCTAAGGGACTCTGCTACAAATGAAGTTATTGGGCGTGCTACAAG CAAGTGGGTGATGATGAACCAAGACACAAGGCGGCTTCAAAGAGTTACAGATGAAGTTAGGGACGAGTACTTGGTTTTCTGTCCTCGAGAACCCAG ACTAGCGTTTCCAGAAGAGAACAATAGCAGCTTAAAGAAAATCCCAAAACTAGAAGATCCAGCTCAGTATTCTATGCTAGGGCTTAAGCCTCGTCGAGCTGATCTGGACATGAACCAACACGTGAATAACGTCACCTACATCGGATGGGTGCTTGAG AGCATACCTCAAGAAATCATTGATACGCATGAGCTTCAAGTTATAACTCTAGATTACAGAAGAGAATGCCAGCAAGATGACATTGTAGATTCACTCACCACCTCTGAAGTCCCTGACGACCCGATCTCAAAGATTTCAGGGACCAACGGATCTGCCACGACAAGCGTACAAGGACACAATGAGAGCCAATTCTTGCATATGCTGAGGTTGTCAGAAAATGGCCAGGAGATCAATCGTGGGAGAACACAATGGAGAAAGAAATCCTCACAATGA